The following are encoded in a window of Bacillus sp. SORGH_AS_0510 genomic DNA:
- a CDS encoding cell wall-binding protein produces MRLRILLILTLLTIFISPLTTSANEEGVKNGWFEENGKQYYYQNNQLVKGWITLENNWYYFNQTDGTLHTGWLYDNGKWYFMRNDGVMQRGWLNIDRKWYYLESSGAMKTGWLFNEGKWYFLDQDGKMHTGWLFSAGKWYYLADSGSMKQGWILDNGKWYFLSIHGDMQKGWILQNNHWYYLNQLGAMQIGWIFIDKWYYFNQNGSWIPSTIADQFTSIKDNNQLILVTTLGYSTYNAKIRTFEKFDNKWYEKLNISGYIGKEGFAATMKEGAKKSPRGKYTIGTAFGRYPNPGTKLPYRQITNDDVWVDDPASTLYNTWQKDSENLGRWSSAEKMNISAYNYGFVINYNTVERIPGAG; encoded by the coding sequence TTGAGATTAAGAATTTTGCTAATATTGACTTTGCTAACCATATTCATTAGTCCGTTAACTACATCTGCAAATGAAGAAGGTGTAAAAAATGGTTGGTTTGAAGAGAATGGAAAACAGTACTATTATCAGAATAATCAATTGGTAAAAGGCTGGATTACTCTTGAAAACAATTGGTATTATTTTAATCAGACTGATGGAACACTTCATACAGGCTGGTTATACGATAATGGCAAATGGTATTTTATGAGAAATGATGGGGTTATGCAACGTGGATGGTTAAATATTGATAGAAAATGGTACTACCTTGAAAGCAGTGGGGCAATGAAAACTGGCTGGCTGTTTAACGAGGGGAAATGGTATTTCCTTGACCAAGATGGAAAAATGCATACGGGCTGGCTTTTTTCAGCAGGGAAGTGGTATTATCTTGCCGATAGTGGCTCCATGAAGCAGGGGTGGATACTAGATAACGGTAAGTGGTATTTTTTGAGTATACACGGAGATATGCAAAAGGGCTGGATTCTGCAGAATAATCATTGGTATTACCTAAATCAATTGGGAGCCATGCAAATAGGTTGGATTTTTATTGACAAATGGTATTACTTTAATCAAAATGGTAGCTGGATTCCAAGCACTATTGCTGATCAGTTTACAAGTATTAAGGATAATAATCAGTTAATTCTCGTAACCACCTTAGGATATTCTACTTATAATGCTAAGATACGAACCTTTGAAAAATTCGATAATAAGTGGTATGAAAAGCTTAATATCTCAGGGTATATTGGGAAAGAAGGCTTTGCTGCAACAATGAAAGAAGGGGCTAAAAAGTCTCCTCGAGGAAAATATACGATAGGAACAGCATTCGGACGTTATCCAAACCCTGGGACAAAACTACCCTATCGGCAAATCACAAATGATGATGTGTGGGTAGATGATCCTGCATCTACTTTATATAATACTTGGCAAAAGGATTCAGAAAATCTTGGGCGTTGGTCAAGTGCGGAAAAAATGAATATTTCTGCCTATAATTACGGATTCGTCATTAATTACAATACAGTAGAAAGAATTCCAGGGGCGGGTTAA
- a CDS encoding SDR family NAD(P)-dependent oxidoreductase: MRLNNKIAIVTGGGGGIGRASAVRFAKEGARVTVADIDPIIGEETVNLIKKEGGEAIFVQTDVAEPEQIKQLIQITSNTFGSLHIMFNNAGIGNSEVRSVDLSEDEWDRVVDINLKGVFLGIKYAVPEISKSGGGAIINTSSLLGLKGQKYMSAYNASKAGVVVLTQNAALEYGKHNIRVNAIAPGVIDTKIIEGWRQNERKWPIISRANALGRIGTPDEVANAVLFLASDEASFITGSTLSVDGGGLTF, from the coding sequence ATGAGATTAAATAATAAGATTGCTATCGTTACTGGCGGCGGAGGCGGGATCGGACGTGCATCCGCCGTCCGTTTTGCTAAAGAGGGTGCTAGGGTTACGGTAGCTGATATTGATCCAATTATTGGGGAAGAGACTGTAAACCTTATAAAAAAGGAAGGCGGAGAGGCTATTTTTGTTCAAACGGACGTGGCCGAACCGGAACAAATCAAACAATTAATTCAAATCACATCTAATACATTCGGTAGCTTACATATTATGTTCAACAATGCAGGTATTGGAAATTCCGAGGTTAGAAGTGTGGATCTTTCTGAAGATGAATGGGATCGAGTAGTCGATATTAACTTAAAGGGTGTGTTCCTTGGAATTAAATATGCAGTTCCAGAAATATCAAAATCAGGTGGAGGAGCCATTATTAATACCTCTAGTTTACTTGGGCTTAAGGGCCAAAAATATATGTCAGCCTATAATGCATCTAAAGCAGGTGTAGTGGTTTTGACACAAAATGCTGCATTGGAGTATGGGAAACATAATATTAGGGTAAATGCAATCGCCCCGGGTGTGATTGATACAAAAATAATCGAAGGCTGGAGACAGAATGAGCGAAAGTGGCCGATCATCTCTCGTGCAAACGCGCTTGGAAGAATTGGTACTCCAGATGAGGTAGCCAATGCGGTTTTATTTTTAGCATCAGATGAGGCCT
- a CDS encoding acyl-CoA dehydrogenase, with protein MDFSYSQKVKDLQEKLTAFMEAHVYPNERVYEQQLNEQESRWSAVPPIMEELKEKAKAEGLWNLFLPESEYGAGLTNMEYAPLCEIMGRSLIGPEVFNCSAPDTGNMEVIVRYGKEQHKEQWLKPLLAGEIRSCFSMTEPAVASSDATNIEAMIERDGDEYVINGRKWWSSGAGDPRCKIAIVMGKTDPNANRHEQQSMILVPLDTPGVKIERMLPVFGYDHAPHGHGEITYDNVRVPVDNILWGEGKGFAIAQGRLGPGRIHHCMRLIGAAERALEELCKRVQVRTAFGKPLSRQGVIGEWIADSRIEIEQARLLTLKAAYMMDTVGNKEAKTEIAMIKVVAPSMALRVIDRAIQALGAAGVSNDFTLAAQWANARTLRLADGPDEVHRAQLARLELRKYQ; from the coding sequence TTGGATTTTTCCTATTCTCAAAAGGTAAAAGACCTGCAAGAAAAGTTAACAGCATTCATGGAGGCGCATGTTTATCCTAATGAACGTGTGTATGAACAGCAATTAAATGAACAAGAGTCCCGTTGGAGTGCGGTTCCGCCAATTATGGAGGAGCTAAAGGAAAAGGCGAAAGCGGAAGGTCTTTGGAATTTATTTTTGCCGGAAAGTGAATATGGTGCGGGTCTTACTAACATGGAATATGCCCCTCTCTGTGAGATAATGGGGCGCTCATTAATTGGACCAGAAGTATTTAATTGTAGTGCACCAGATACAGGGAATATGGAAGTTATTGTTCGGTATGGGAAAGAGCAGCATAAAGAACAATGGTTAAAGCCACTGCTAGCAGGGGAAATCAGGTCTTGCTTCTCCATGACTGAACCAGCGGTTGCCTCATCGGATGCGACCAATATTGAAGCTATGATTGAAAGAGACGGCGATGAATACGTAATAAACGGACGGAAATGGTGGTCATCTGGCGCTGGTGATCCTCGCTGTAAAATTGCGATTGTAATGGGAAAAACCGATCCAAATGCCAACCGGCACGAACAACAATCTATGATTCTAGTTCCTCTTGATACCCCCGGTGTAAAAATTGAACGTATGTTGCCAGTGTTTGGGTATGATCATGCCCCACATGGACACGGGGAGATTACCTATGACAATGTAAGAGTTCCGGTTGATAATATTCTATGGGGAGAGGGAAAGGGGTTTGCAATTGCTCAAGGTAGGCTGGGACCTGGAAGAATCCACCACTGTATGAGATTAATCGGGGCTGCAGAGCGGGCACTTGAGGAATTATGTAAGCGCGTTCAAGTTCGTACGGCTTTTGGAAAGCCACTTTCTCGACAAGGAGTGATTGGGGAGTGGATTGCTGATTCTAGGATTGAAATTGAACAAGCTAGATTGCTTACCTTAAAAGCTGCTTACATGATGGATACTGTGGGTAATAAAGAAGCAAAAACTGAAATTGCCATGATTAAGGTGGTTGCACCATCCATGGCCTTGCGTGTCATTGACCGAGCCATTCAAGCATTAGGTGCAGCAGGGGTTTCTAACGATTTTACCTTGGCAGCTCAATGGGCGAATGCAAGGACATTGAGGTTAGCTGATGGTCCAGATGAAGTCCATCGCGCCCAGCTTGCAAGGCTCGAATTAAGAAAATATCAGTAA